In one Ananas comosus cultivar F153 linkage group 12, ASM154086v1, whole genome shotgun sequence genomic region, the following are encoded:
- the LOC109718766 gene encoding uncharacterized protein LOC109718766, translated as MAHQPRLKSLHPLNHFTMTFTPCIPSSTHLKIKALLHAYVLQHVCRIVEALAEMKSTALDFLVRKKRRSAAAAAAAAAATACIFRKKIRSKKKLLSSFIKKQFNRASSHVIPMCENTFAEEFDASHSYYDSAWTSIISTELECGDEPISGYLRWLEEKNSGDSGTADVEELNEIDRLAEKFIEMCHEKFRLEKQESYRRYQEMMARSI; from the coding sequence atggCTCACCAACCTCGTCTAAAATCCCTTCACCCTCTCAACCATTTCACAATGACATTTACTCCATGTATTCCAAGCTCAACCCACCTCAAGATCAAGGCACTTCTCCATGCCTATGTCCTCCAGCATGTGTGTCGTATTGTCGAAGCCCTTGCCGAAATGAAGTCCACGGCACTTGACTTCCTTGTACGAAAGAAGAgacgctccgccgccgccgccgccgccgccgccgccgccaccgcttgCATCTTCAGGAAGAAGATCAGGAGCAAAAAGAAGCTGCTTTCTAGCTTCATCAAGAAGCAATTCAACCGTGCATCGTCGCATGTGATACCGATGTGCGAGAACACTTTCGCGGAGGAGTTTGACGCGAGTCACTCGTACTATGACTCAGCATGGACTTCGATAATATCCACCGAGTTGGAATGCGGCGATGAACCGATCTCTGGATACCTCCGATGGCTAGAGGAAAAAAATAGCGGCGATAGCGGGACGGCGGATGTCGAAGAGTTAAATGAGATCGACCGGCTTGCGGAGAAGTTCATTGAAATGTGCCATGAGAAGTTTAGGCTGGAGAAGCAGGAATCATATAGGAGGTACCAGGAGATGATGGCTAGGAGCATATga